The Chitinophaga sp. H8 genome contains a region encoding:
- a CDS encoding alkaline phosphatase family protein: MRNNVSKIIGQVAMAGVLLTGLFSCSRDIPALKEYGTSSDSLNFQLAQRKIMVIGVDGAVGDAVKKADAPNMHAFTKHAVYSYDVLVDTPTTSATAYTSLFTGVRVEKHQVKDNTFSGNNLAEYPLIFDYLKAANSNINIAGYTTWNPLFSQYLLAGATRNVNLPGNDVAIKDSVVNFLKNGTPDMVFCNFSSVNKAGLDFGFGDASSKYMQAITRVDEYIGSIYAAIREREIKYKEDWVILIVSDHGGNGTEVGGTTEEERNTFYISYNKNFNARQLAKSSLNTVFARFDNYNSGANSGDPVFNPDQYSQFTIELKIRTNRILCDEAIASNKDWDSGGNPGWLICLQPGSQGWRWQTGNGAGSRKDLNPSVPPLSDNQWHHIAVVMDNANSKVSLYQDGKFYLTSDTHKGPLNSGKAKTISIGEDITGQYSTSWCSGSKSAMQLGDVRFWKTGLDSATIRKYSCGPIDETHPNLDDLVASWMCNDGTGTVIRDQGTAHKDLDFFGAPTWEDIEAGFCGTTFPKKFPLPSDGTILLMNWMKAPVKDSWKMDGIITLPDFY, translated from the coding sequence ATGCGTAATAACGTATCTAAAATAATAGGACAGGTTGCAATGGCAGGAGTACTGCTAACAGGATTGTTTTCCTGCTCCCGGGACATACCTGCATTAAAGGAATATGGTACCAGCAGTGATTCACTGAACTTTCAGCTGGCCCAGCGTAAAATAATGGTGATAGGGGTGGATGGCGCTGTGGGAGATGCCGTAAAAAAAGCGGATGCGCCTAATATGCATGCTTTTACCAAACATGCGGTATATAGTTATGATGTACTGGTGGATACACCTACTACCAGTGCCACTGCGTATACTTCTTTGTTTACCGGCGTGCGGGTAGAAAAACATCAGGTAAAAGACAATACCTTCAGTGGTAATAACCTGGCAGAATATCCATTGATATTTGATTACCTGAAGGCGGCCAACAGTAATATCAATATTGCAGGTTATACTACCTGGAATCCCTTATTTTCCCAATACTTACTAGCAGGTGCTACCAGGAATGTCAACTTACCGGGCAATGATGTTGCCATCAAAGACAGTGTGGTCAATTTCCTGAAAAATGGCACACCGGATATGGTATTCTGTAACTTCAGCAGCGTAAATAAAGCCGGATTGGATTTTGGATTTGGGGATGCTTCTTCAAAATACATGCAGGCAATTACCAGGGTGGATGAATATATTGGCAGCATTTACGCGGCTATCCGGGAGCGGGAAATAAAATACAAAGAGGATTGGGTAATCCTGATCGTGAGTGATCACGGTGGCAATGGTACCGAGGTAGGAGGAACTACGGAAGAAGAAAGAAATACTTTTTACATCTCTTACAACAAGAATTTTAATGCCCGCCAGCTGGCCAAATCATCTTTGAATACGGTCTTTGCCCGTTTCGATAACTACAACTCCGGGGCTAATAGCGGTGACCCTGTTTTTAATCCGGATCAGTATTCCCAGTTTACCATAGAGCTTAAAATACGCACCAACCGTATCCTTTGTGATGAAGCGATCGCTTCCAACAAGGACTGGGATAGTGGTGGTAACCCAGGTTGGCTGATTTGCCTGCAACCAGGAAGCCAGGGCTGGAGATGGCAAACCGGTAATGGTGCAGGAAGCAGAAAAGACCTTAATCCGTCGGTACCGCCATTGAGCGATAACCAATGGCATCATATCGCGGTAGTAATGGATAATGCGAACAGTAAAGTGTCGCTTTACCAGGATGGCAAGTTCTATCTTACCTCCGATACCCATAAAGGGCCTTTAAATTCAGGGAAAGCAAAAACCATTTCTATCGGAGAAGATATTACCGGCCAATACAGCACTTCCTGGTGCTCAGGAAGTAAGTCTGCCATGCAGCTGGGAGATGTCCGCTTCTGGAAAACAGGCCTGGATAGTGCCACCATCCGTAAATATTCCTGCGGTCCTATTGATGAAACACACCCCAACCTGGACGACCTCGTTGCCAGCTGGATGTGTAATGATGGCACAGGTACAGTAATCCGGGATCAGGGGACTGCACACAAAGACCTTGACTTTTTTGGAGCGCCCACCTGGGAAGATATTGAAGCGGGTTTTTGCGGTACTACTTTCCCTAAAAAGTTTCCGCTGCCATCTGACGGTACCATTTTGCTGATGAACTGGATGAAGGCGCCGGTAAAAGATAGCTGGAAGATGGATGGAATTATTACCTTGCCGGATTTTTATTAG
- a CDS encoding DUF5008 domain-containing protein, with the protein MKRIYIPLFAAAGFLFMPGCTKDDFKPKNPYESDKVPLGITFSKELVTPEEGAPLGGEVTLSGSGFLKYKDSLTVKFNGEKAEILNLTDVAIKVKVPAWASTGIISLVVNGEVLLGPDYQIQGLLQQESSFNAKIGSNGVIGDVLQLSDGKFIFTGSFSDYGNSFSKDGINNIVCVEPDGNRDRSFRSGRGATGAIYSIRQQQQGTNRGKLIIAGDVTSYARIGTEKRNSPVNRITRLNENGSLDTLRIQTYTNRDTILPAFAGGVDGGVAKIKILPDDKIIVAGTFRYYLRNIYDRPSSTLQDTVVTDSIRIPTIVRLLPDGNIDSSFNYLPGQKKGKEGANGPIFDMHVQADGKIILVGEFTKFNGTGANRIVRLLPDGTVDGSFNVGAGADGTIATICATTSGKFILGGFFSNFNGTAAPRIAAVDGTGKVDAGFKIDGTGPESVVSNITELANGVLAVSGSYSRFNGLNRKGLVFLKSNGSLHEQLNTVSGTNGSIIGFFPVGNSFFAAGGFTKFDRIPCGGIIRLKY; encoded by the coding sequence ATGAAACGAATATATATTCCACTATTTGCCGCTGCTGGCTTTCTGTTTATGCCAGGTTGCACAAAAGATGATTTCAAACCTAAGAATCCGTACGAATCGGATAAGGTGCCTTTGGGGATCACCTTCAGCAAAGAACTGGTGACGCCTGAGGAAGGCGCTCCGCTGGGTGGAGAGGTGACCTTATCCGGTAGTGGTTTTCTGAAATATAAAGATTCCCTGACCGTAAAATTTAACGGGGAGAAAGCAGAGATCCTGAACCTCACTGATGTGGCGATCAAGGTAAAAGTACCTGCCTGGGCAAGTACAGGTATTATATCACTGGTGGTAAACGGGGAAGTACTGCTGGGACCTGATTATCAGATCCAGGGTCTGCTGCAGCAGGAAAGCAGCTTTAATGCCAAAATAGGCTCCAATGGTGTGATAGGTGATGTGTTGCAGCTGTCTGACGGGAAATTTATTTTTACCGGTTCCTTTTCTGACTATGGTAACTCCTTTTCCAAAGATGGGATTAATAATATCGTATGTGTAGAGCCTGATGGTAACCGCGACAGATCTTTCCGCAGTGGCCGCGGAGCTACAGGTGCTATTTACAGTATCAGGCAGCAGCAACAGGGAACCAACAGGGGCAAGTTGATCATAGCAGGCGATGTTACTTCCTATGCCAGGATTGGAACAGAAAAAAGAAATTCTCCGGTAAACCGTATTACCCGCCTGAATGAAAATGGGAGCCTCGATACCTTACGTATACAAACCTATACCAATAGGGATACCATATTACCTGCTTTTGCAGGCGGGGTAGATGGTGGTGTCGCAAAAATCAAGATACTGCCGGATGACAAGATCATCGTAGCAGGTACTTTCAGGTATTACCTGCGCAATATTTATGACCGTCCTTCCAGTACCCTGCAGGATACTGTTGTCACAGATTCTATCAGGATCCCTACTATCGTCAGGTTACTGCCGGATGGTAATATCGATTCTTCTTTCAATTACCTGCCCGGACAAAAGAAAGGAAAAGAAGGTGCCAACGGGCCAATATTTGATATGCATGTTCAGGCAGATGGCAAGATCATCCTCGTAGGAGAGTTCACTAAATTTAACGGAACAGGGGCCAACAGGATCGTAAGGCTTTTGCCGGATGGTACCGTGGATGGTTCTTTTAATGTTGGTGCCGGCGCAGATGGCACAATTGCTACTATTTGTGCCACTACATCCGGTAAGTTTATATTGGGTGGTTTTTTCAGCAACTTCAATGGTACTGCTGCTCCTCGTATCGCAGCAGTGGATGGCACGGGTAAAGTGGATGCAGGGTTTAAAATTGATGGCACAGGTCCGGAAAGTGTAGTAAGCAATATTACAGAGCTTGCTAATGGTGTGTTGGCGGTAAGTGGTTCCTATAGCCGTTTTAACGGATTGAACCGCAAAGGCCTGGTATTCCTGAAAAGTAATGGAAGCCTGCATGAACAACTTAATACCGTTAGTGGTACAAATGGTTCCATCATTGGATTTTTTCCTGTTGGCAACAGCTTTTTCGCAGCAGGTGGGTTCACCAAATTTGACCGGATCCCCTGCGGAGGGATTATCCGCCTCAAATACTAA
- a CDS encoding FecR family protein: MSELHSERVWLLMTRKLGGEASQEELKELDQLLARYPDMAFTYELLTAVEVKRDYNPVSDPAQDKVFQLVNEAEEGAIKEKMAKATGGLTLAVHPPAPATVTPVPPARSKGIRYLSSRARWAAAMITLVIGTAAAVYFLQRPFHPALHQNQVTTKNASRTSLTLPDGTLVWLNVNSQLHYADGFAEGNRLVKLEGEAYFEVAADAAHPFRVQTNMMDIQVLGTAFNVKAYPGDHQAAATLITGEIVVSLEGQGEKKISLSPKEKLTVWEYPSKTGDSTATVKYQVAALGEEGATEVLETAWMRNRLAFRQEPFGKLANQLERWYNVKIVFENDALKQQLFSGNFEKETVTEAMKALSMVIPFQYTQRGDTLFIKP; the protein is encoded by the coding sequence ATGAGTGAATTACATTCAGAGCGTGTTTGGTTGCTGATGACCCGTAAACTGGGTGGTGAGGCAAGCCAGGAGGAGTTGAAGGAGCTGGACCAGCTGCTGGCCCGGTATCCGGATATGGCATTTACATATGAGTTGCTGACTGCTGTAGAAGTAAAGCGGGACTATAATCCCGTGTCAGATCCTGCGCAGGACAAGGTATTCCAGCTGGTAAATGAAGCCGAAGAGGGGGCAATAAAAGAAAAGATGGCGAAGGCTACCGGCGGCCTTACCCTAGCGGTACATCCTCCTGCTCCGGCAACAGTAACTCCTGTTCCGCCGGCCCGGTCAAAAGGTATCCGTTATTTAAGCTCCCGGGCACGTTGGGCTGCTGCTATGATTACACTGGTAATAGGTACCGCTGCTGCTGTTTATTTCCTGCAACGCCCTTTTCACCCTGCTTTGCATCAGAACCAGGTTACTACAAAAAATGCTTCCCGCACCAGCCTCACGCTACCGGATGGTACATTGGTATGGTTAAATGTAAATAGCCAGCTGCATTATGCAGACGGCTTCGCGGAAGGTAACAGGCTGGTGAAACTGGAGGGGGAAGCCTACTTTGAAGTAGCGGCAGATGCGGCACACCCATTCCGGGTACAAACAAATATGATGGATATACAGGTACTGGGTACGGCTTTCAATGTAAAAGCCTATCCCGGCGACCATCAGGCAGCAGCTACTTTGATTACCGGTGAAATTGTAGTATCATTGGAAGGACAAGGTGAAAAGAAAATATCCCTTTCTCCTAAAGAGAAACTTACCGTATGGGAATATCCATCCAAAACGGGCGACAGTACCGCTACGGTAAAATACCAGGTAGCTGCTTTGGGGGAAGAAGGGGCAACTGAAGTGCTGGAAACAGCCTGGATGCGCAACCGCCTGGCATTCCGTCAGGAGCCTTTTGGAAAGCTGGCCAATCAGCTGGAAAGATGGTATAATGTAAAAATAGTATTCGAGAATGATGCGCTTAAACAACAGCTGTTTAGCGGTAACTTTGAAAAAGAAACAGTCACAGAAGCAATGAAAGCATTGAGCATGGTTATCCCTTTCCAATACACACAGCGGGGGGATACACTCTTTATTAAACCGTAA
- a CDS encoding SusC/RagA family TonB-linked outer membrane protein has protein sequence MNASAMAQRLEVHFQEVHIEKVFDFIEKKTDYRFLYDARAMKAHPLVSLDVQQADIGACMERILDKAFVYRILSNNLVVVTASTENVQEITVTGQVLSADDQPLEGSSIRVKGLTKGCVTDAQGRFSITVPDNVQLLVSRIGFQQMITPVKGKMPLQIKLAYNEPGLQEVVVTSMGIRKEAKKIGYAIKQVKGEELQAVRTANPVNALAGKVAGLRINYKPGFFENPDVLLRGERPMVVIDGVPVSTDFYDVNPDDIADITILKGPAASVLYGSYGRNGAVMITTIRGPVAAEDKLEVVLHHRSTFQAGWVAIPSVQNEYGNGNNGKYLFKDGKGGGINDGDYVWGPKLDQRDPSTPSGYVEIPQWNSPVNQNGELVPLPWISRGKNNLSNFLQLGMLENLGVMVAARNDRSVLRFSLDHLYQRGQLPYTQLHNSFAAISVNYKLSSKLSVDAVMNYNRQFSPNYPRRVYSPVNQIYTIILWMGADVGINDMKNYWKPGQEGIQQRNWNYSWYNNPWFMAKEHTQSWEQDKTYGNVSLNLDVLPGLQLKLRQGLTVTGKQLELHTPKSLIYYSDDTRGNFQLTQENMLDATTDLMAAYTRRWGKIGMSANAGVNMYYFKYRQFYAETDGLNVPGLYNLANSTRPVYSNNIFSEKRTSSAYATTDIDYGNYLFLNLSGRIDRTSTLPLQHNTYFYPSVGISIVPTAMANFPEGISFIKLRAALANVFHDLQPYQLYGTYDKAEPYGSIGIYDFSGDLRNADIRPMQSIAFETGMDLLFLKGRLGLNMTYYNTWDKNDIIPINVSTTSGFDTYLVNGNEYRRKGLEIEWMARPVAGKHWQWESNFNWSMYRRYLKDVYRTAEEIAAGNETTLNGIRIGERMDIVRGTRWMRTSSGALVIGKDGLPEKDPVPHVLGYMNPDWELGWSNKVTWQRFTLSWNLNVRMGGLIASTTFFKLWESGRHPDAVGPLRDAAYRGETWLAPGMNVVGGELVRDVAGNVIKDTRIYTENQYGVNWILYQQVYNRDVDEQYTFDASFLKLRELALAYKFTAPKNNRKWLKGMTLTLTGSNLLLLCKVPFVDPDGVTDNYLQEPSQRNIGINAQFNF, from the coding sequence TTGAACGCTTCCGCAATGGCGCAGCGGCTGGAGGTGCATTTTCAGGAAGTGCACATAGAAAAAGTGTTCGACTTCATCGAAAAAAAGACGGATTACCGGTTCCTGTATGATGCCCGTGCGATGAAAGCACATCCCCTGGTGAGCCTGGATGTACAACAGGCCGATATAGGGGCATGTATGGAGCGCATATTGGATAAAGCCTTTGTTTACAGGATCCTCAGTAACAACTTGGTCGTGGTCACTGCCAGTACAGAAAATGTACAGGAAATAACCGTCACCGGACAAGTGCTGAGTGCCGATGACCAGCCATTGGAAGGCAGCAGCATACGGGTAAAGGGACTGACAAAGGGATGTGTGACAGATGCACAGGGCCGGTTCAGTATCACAGTGCCCGACAATGTACAGCTCCTGGTGTCCCGCATTGGCTTCCAGCAAATGATAACACCGGTGAAAGGGAAGATGCCGCTCCAGATCAAACTGGCCTATAATGAACCTGGCCTGCAGGAGGTAGTCGTAACTTCAATGGGCATACGTAAGGAAGCAAAAAAGATCGGCTACGCAATCAAACAGGTAAAAGGGGAAGAACTTCAGGCAGTACGCACGGCCAATCCGGTGAATGCGCTGGCTGGTAAAGTGGCTGGCCTGCGGATCAATTATAAACCCGGCTTTTTCGAAAACCCGGATGTTTTACTCCGGGGTGAACGCCCCATGGTGGTAATAGATGGGGTGCCTGTATCTACTGATTTTTATGATGTAAATCCGGACGATATTGCTGATATCACGATTCTGAAAGGACCAGCAGCGAGTGTGCTATACGGCTCTTACGGCCGTAATGGTGCGGTGATGATCACTACCATCCGAGGCCCTGTAGCGGCAGAAGATAAGCTGGAGGTAGTGCTGCATCACCGCAGTACCTTCCAGGCAGGCTGGGTAGCTATACCTTCCGTACAAAATGAATATGGCAACGGCAATAATGGAAAATACCTTTTCAAAGACGGGAAAGGAGGAGGAATCAACGATGGGGATTATGTGTGGGGGCCAAAACTTGATCAGCGGGATCCCTCCACACCCAGTGGATATGTGGAAATCCCACAATGGAATAGTCCGGTAAATCAGAATGGAGAACTGGTACCCCTGCCCTGGATATCAAGGGGCAAAAACAACCTGAGCAACTTCCTGCAGCTGGGTATGCTGGAAAACCTGGGGGTAATGGTGGCTGCCAGAAATGACAGAAGTGTGCTGCGTTTTTCCCTGGATCATTTATATCAACGCGGACAATTACCTTATACACAATTACACAACTCTTTTGCTGCCATCTCTGTTAATTACAAACTCAGTTCCAAACTGAGTGTAGATGCAGTCATGAACTACAACCGGCAGTTTTCTCCTAATTATCCAAGAAGGGTATATAGTCCCGTGAACCAGATCTACACCATAATTTTATGGATGGGCGCAGATGTGGGGATCAATGATATGAAAAACTACTGGAAGCCCGGACAGGAAGGTATTCAGCAGCGCAACTGGAATTACTCCTGGTATAACAATCCCTGGTTCATGGCTAAGGAACATACACAATCCTGGGAGCAGGATAAAACGTACGGCAATGTTTCACTGAACCTGGATGTGCTGCCGGGGCTGCAATTGAAACTCCGGCAGGGACTTACCGTTACTGGTAAGCAACTGGAATTACACACGCCTAAAAGCCTGATTTATTATTCAGATGATACCCGCGGCAATTTTCAGCTTACACAGGAAAATATGCTGGATGCTACCACCGACCTCATGGCGGCATATACACGCCGGTGGGGAAAAATAGGGATGAGTGCTAATGCAGGGGTGAACATGTATTATTTTAAATACCGTCAGTTTTATGCAGAAACAGATGGCCTGAATGTACCCGGCCTCTATAACCTGGCCAATTCTACCCGCCCCGTTTATTCCAATAATATATTCTCCGAAAAAAGGACTTCCAGTGCTTATGCTACCACTGATATTGATTATGGCAACTACCTGTTCCTGAACCTTTCCGGCAGGATAGACCGGACCAGCACCCTGCCGCTGCAACACAACACCTACTTTTATCCGTCAGTAGGAATTAGTATAGTACCTACGGCTATGGCAAACTTCCCCGAAGGAATCAGTTTTATAAAATTAAGAGCGGCGCTAGCCAATGTATTTCATGATCTGCAGCCTTATCAGTTGTATGGTACTTACGATAAGGCGGAGCCCTATGGAAGTATCGGGATCTATGATTTTTCAGGTGATTTGCGTAATGCAGATATACGCCCTATGCAATCCATCGCTTTTGAAACAGGCATGGACCTGTTGTTCCTGAAAGGACGCCTGGGCTTAAATATGACCTATTATAATACCTGGGATAAAAATGATATTATCCCTATTAATGTATCTACCACATCAGGCTTTGACACTTACCTGGTAAATGGTAATGAATACCGGCGCAAAGGGCTGGAAATAGAATGGATGGCCCGACCGGTGGCAGGTAAGCACTGGCAATGGGAAAGTAACTTTAACTGGAGCATGTACCGCCGCTACCTCAAAGATGTATATCGCACGGCTGAAGAAATAGCAGCGGGTAATGAAACCACCCTGAATGGTATCAGGATAGGCGAACGCATGGATATTGTAAGGGGCACCCGCTGGATGCGCACCTCTTCCGGTGCATTGGTAATAGGCAAGGACGGTTTGCCGGAGAAAGACCCGGTACCGCATGTATTAGGATATATGAATCCTGACTGGGAGCTGGGCTGGAGTAATAAAGTAACCTGGCAACGCTTTACCCTTTCCTGGAACCTGAATGTCCGGATGGGAGGGTTGATTGCTTCTACTACTTTTTTTAAACTGTGGGAAAGTGGCCGGCATCCGGATGCAGTAGGGCCGTTACGGGATGCTGCTTACCGGGGCGAAACCTGGCTCGCTCCCGGAATGAACGTGGTAGGTGGTGAACTGGTAAGGGATGTGGCCGGCAATGTAATTAAAGATACCCGCATCTATACGGAAAATCAGTATGGTGTAAACTGGATCCTGTATCAGCAGGTATATAACAGGGATGTGGACGAACAATATACTTTTGATGCTTCCTTTTTAAAGCTGCGGGAACTGGCATTGGCCTATAAATTCACCGCACCCAAAAATAACCGTAAGTGGCTGAAAGGAATGACACTTACACTTACGGGAAGCAACCTGCTGTTATTATGCAAAGTACCTTTTGTAGATCCGGATGGTGTAACTGACAATTATTTGCAGGAGCCATCACAGAGAAACATAGGGATCAATGCACAATTTAATTTTTAG
- a CDS encoding sigma-70 family RNA polymerase sigma factor → MVIQDNLAERLFYNAVHHSDHQAFGQLYTLIKPAMMDFAIALVKERWVADELVQDTFVNFWKQRATITEEVLNAKLYFLLKVKAAGVNYLQSVRKQEVIDMELLDTSHLQLMPDPEQLFINAEIGRIIQQAVDGLPGLCKLIYTMVRVDGLKYKDIAFLLNMPAKTVESKMMQAVKSMGEAVKLSLGERIT, encoded by the coding sequence ATGGTGATCCAGGATAATCTTGCTGAAAGGCTTTTTTATAACGCTGTACATCATAGCGACCACCAGGCGTTTGGTCAGTTATATACATTGATCAAACCTGCTATGATGGATTTTGCTATTGCCCTGGTAAAGGAGAGATGGGTGGCGGATGAATTGGTCCAGGATACTTTTGTAAACTTTTGGAAACAAAGGGCAACGATTACAGAAGAGGTGTTGAACGCGAAATTATACTTCCTGTTGAAAGTGAAAGCAGCAGGTGTTAACTACCTGCAATCTGTACGGAAGCAGGAAGTGATAGATATGGAGTTGCTGGATACCAGCCACTTGCAGCTGATGCCGGACCCGGAACAACTGTTTATCAATGCGGAAATAGGCCGTATTATACAACAGGCAGTAGACGGTTTACCCGGGTTATGCAAGCTGATCTATACCATGGTAAGGGTAGATGGGCTGAAATATAAGGATATCGCTTTTTTACTCAATATGCCTGCAAAAACGGTTGAATCAAAAATGATGCAGGCAGTAAAGAGCATGGGTGAAGCAGTTAAGTTATCTTTGGGGGAGCGGATCACCTGA